GCGCAAAAaatgatactttttattttgcaaagaaacagtcaagtttttaatttaaatgtcgcCGGACTGTTTGTATCATCACTAGAATGTTTTGCCATGGTAAGAATTATTACATGTCATAAACTGAAATATTTACAGCAAATTTAACATGTTTCTAATTGCAACATAAAAGgcataatttcattattacagTTAACAAAAGCATCGATGTCTTATTTCACCGTATTATATTCTATGCAGCAatgatgcaaaattatatcatctgACAAAAATCGgccagaaaatatttttttacatttgaaacagtaaaataatattaaaaagtgtgtgtgtttgtaataaatttcgcataaattcaattttatctctATGAGAAAGCATTTTGTTCTCTGATTCGCACTGCTCAGGCTTAGGTAATTGAAAAATCACAAactcacaattttttattatcctatATGGATATctattgtgaaataaatatgtcgCTGGACacgtgaaataatataaaacaaaatgcgtgcgaataatatattatacaatatttcaaaattaattttataaatatattataaattaattttataaatatatatagatttaacgTGTATATCattgaacaaataaaataatatcaattttgacttcatataaaataaatgatatattgagtgatatatgaataagtgatacatattgcaaaaaatataaaatatataatataatttaatatataataaatatagatataatataaaataatataatactagatgtgttttaattaaaagcaacAACTTACTCAATTTTGCTTGTTGCAAAATTTAGAAAACTCTGAATCATATTTCATGGTTACCTTTTGTCGGcgacatatacagggtgtccgacaattcgcgcaacaccctTTAAAGAAAGGTAGAGAGTGTTAttttgaacagaaaagtcctgtaccatttttttctataacgtttaataaaagagttattattgagtgaagtctagCCTATTATCGCCGATCTTCAGCCGGGCGCATGTCGGTGAGCTGTCATAAcatctgagcgctcacgcacactaccaggcgcgcggctcaccgactGTGCGTctagctaaagatcggcgatgataggccagacttcactcaataataattcttttattaattttataaaaaaaaaataatgcaggacttttctgtttggaataacaccctctacctttccttaaaggatgttgcgcgaattttcggacaccctgtatatatacatatttataactaattGACTGGCACACGTAAAAAGCGGATGATCGACTCTATTCTTCTAGAAAGACAAACTTCTTCCACGAGCGCACGCACAAGAATGAAGCACATGAAACTGCGTTACTTGAAAAAAGAGCGATTGCGCTTGCGTTGACTTCGATCGATAAATTACCTGATGCTTATATGAAAtactcatttattaaatttccttttctgTAAAATTGATTGCTTACTTGCCACttcttaaaattgttaaattataagagTTTCATTTCCACAATATTTTGTGCAATtcgatatgaattatataatttatgacaagAATTTAGTCTAAAGAAGCGGTAAGAgttcaagaatatttaatttaaaaaggaaaaaaaagaatagagacaaatttttattaatttctccgCAGTCCGGTTTCTATGCTCGCACAGTAATGATCTGCATTAAGATTCAACATTTTAATCTCAATCGGATCCTCCTTCTTGCAATCGGCTTATGGCCatatcaaaaatcaaaatttcgtCTACTTCAGACAACTTTGTGTTTTAGTATTTTgacaagttttattatatttcaggtatgtccatatttttattcatatcattataaaatatgctttacAAATATCATTACCAATTGTAACAAATACTTacttttatgcatttataaaatataattaatttatttattatttatttattattttattttaattatcgataataatatatttttgcaacttaaatacataattattaaatttttaacacattattatatattatatattatatattatatattataagttatatgttatatgttgtatattatatattaaatgttatatattatatattatatattatatattatatattatatattatatattatatattatacgttatacgttatatattatatattatatattatatattatatattatatattatatattatatattatatattatatattacatattatatattatatattatatattacatattatatattacatattatatattatatattatatattatatatatatatatatatatattacatattatatattatatattatatattatatattatatattatatattatatattatatattatatattatatattatatattatatattatatattatatattatatattatatattatatattatatattttatattatatattatattattacatatattacaatgcaaattataatcttaatatgcgtaaaaaataaagtattccTTATGcaacattttcaataaattgattaaagtttACAGCGTTTATAACTACAAAATGCACTATTGACTTTATCATCAAAACTTTCTGTACTGTAGTGTTCTATGTTTTCTGCACAATTAATTACAGTATGTTCTGGATTAACACTCATAATGTAAGTTAAAGTTAAAGTTGTTTATCTATTTgtgtaaatcaatatttctaaaacaaataaatttttatatatcacaacgttttctttttcaactttttgaaacagtgttaaatttttttgtgatgtGTAGGTAAGAAATTTGTTGGAACAATTACAGTATATCATCAATGAACTAAAAGATGAAAACGAACTGGCTATCATTAAAATGTGTGGAAATAACACAAAACTTTGTACATCTATAAGTATAtgtaagataatatttcttaccACTTATTATACATCAAAAAATTGAGTTGATATCAATCACGAGAAAAGTCAAATGTTCAAATtagtttgattaaatatttgtttgattaaatatattttgaaattagatttttaatttaaataagttcttcgcaattagaaaaatacttaatctttcttaaaaaaataggcagctttattaatatttattattatttttaactaaactttattatttttaactttgttaaaaatggacaaaatttaaatacaaaaaaaggaTTTCAAAGTTTCAAATATCTACTTtcgaaaagttattattttttttagtttctgCGATTTGGTAATTTTCATCTGTAACGTGGCCCccaaaaaaagtgaaaatttttgatttcctAATGTaacagtttaaatttttttcccacaaaattgctttttttttacatgttcttaaaaatttttgttattcagttattgcaaattaaataaagaatgactttttttattttaatcgctcATAACTGcgttaaaaattatcgtaCCGCAATTCAAAAAACAAAAGCTGAAACTTTGCTTTATCAAATGGTATACGTGccaaatttctcttaaaaatatgtgatatagAGATGATACAAATGGAtaagaatatgtaaaaatataaaaaaatgtaaaaattaaaaatttttctttcattattttgacCTAAAATTTGTGTGAAACCCAGATATTGTGTAGAATAGCAACAAAAACAAATTacgtttttttaatacttttaagtATCtcctgtataaaaaaaaaatgctaaatctatgaaattttttcatgctGACTAATACGATTTTATGATGCAAAacctataaaaaaatgtaaaattgctcaattttagtttttttaggaaaaaagagaaatggaaaataaaatttaattaacaaagaaaaaattgttttttagtGCATAGACACTCTATTGACTTTTACTAAGTGTtagcaaaaacaaaaaaaaaaaaacaaaaattgtagttCTTCTTACCGAAACTTAAAAGAATACCGTCGGCGGTAGCATTATCGAAAATCGTATCATGATAAAATCggatctatttaatatttgataaagaaaagggtttttttaatttttatgagaagTTTATTATACTACTTTCAATAAgatagtaaatttataaaacttgttgACTATgtcttatttttacaatatatatatatacatttttaatatagtacttaatatagtaataatataataataaacatgtttatatatatatatatatatatatatatatatatatattatttattagtaccatattaaaaatatattataataacaatatattatagccATTCTGCAAAAGTATCAGAGTAAAagaatgattgaaaaatagtaaaattttagaaaaaggtaaaagagagggagaaaaaaaaagaaagaaaatgagagtgagagagaaggagaaagtgAGTGGGAGGATAAgagaagagagggaaagagagaaagggaggggGAAAAAGGAGCTAAGGAGtggaggaaagaaaaagagaattatacattaacatatgtcataaaataaaaaaacaatgtctACAATTATTCTGTTTAAATGTTTCTAGTGTTTGCCATATGCATCTTATTCGCTGgtattttaatactaatttgGCCAGAGATCCTCCATACTGTTCGTCACATAAACGAGTCTCGAATACAGAATCTAGCAATACATGTCACGACTGAATACTTTATCgatgaagagaaatatttttatttaaatctcttgCACATAAACGCAGTGTTTTGTATTATGGCAATTACGTTAACAGCGACGGGAACAATGCTCTTAGGTTACGCAATACATGCTTGTGGattgtttaaaattgcaaGGTACAAAAAATGAATTCAAGAAtggacataaaatttttaattgtttgcttgtttaaatttgtcaatacATTTTGGGGAGAATCCATTTACAGCAGACACCTTAATTACAGTTACCGTATGAAACAAGTAACGTCGACGGAAAtgcttcaaaatattaatctgaATAATAggactataatatataacaaaattttgtacGCCGTCGAAATTCATCGCAAGGCGATGAAGTTAGTATGCAtatgaaacaataatattacacagcacattaataataatatcatatttttcttaaaggttcattaatcttatattaacTAGTTTTCAAGGCTCTTTCTTGTTGATATTAGCGATAATTGTAATAACTCTGAGCTTGAATATATTTGCAGTGAGTACTTTTTTTTGTGTTCTAGAAAcatttataagagaaatatacatgtatctaataataaccaaaatttaattaatttatagataaaatatattataaaaaaataatatataatcttaataatatcaaattgtactaattttaagattaaaatatctaaaataaaatatctaaaaatctcaataaattttcttttgcatttcttgtctgtatattttttgcagcTTATATACTCGTTCTATATATTTAGACTATAACGAGTAattgtttatacaaaattaaacatgcaaaatatgttaatcacaattatattttagatgtaCCGGAATGCACTGCACGGAAATAAGGATAC
This sequence is a window from Cataglyphis hispanica isolate Lineage 1 chromosome 17, ULB_Chis1_1.0, whole genome shotgun sequence. Protein-coding genes within it:
- the LOC126855995 gene encoding uncharacterized protein LOC126855995; its protein translation is MICIKIQHFNLNRILLLAIGLWPYQKSKFRLLQTTLCFSILTSFIIFQFTAFITTKCTIDFIIKTFCTVVFYVFCTINYSMFWINTHNVRNLLEQLQYIINELKDENELAIIKMCGNNTKLCTSISILFAICILFAGILILIWPEILHTVRHINESRIQNLAIHVTTEYFIDEEKYFYLNLLHINAVFCIMAITLTATGTMLLGYAIHACGLFKIASYRMKQVTSTEMLQNINLNNRTIIYNKILYAVEIHRKAMKFINLILTSFQGSFLLILAIIVITLSLNIFAMYRNALHGNKDTALLYIISISIITIYSFIINYVGELLLNHSNYVYSTIYNSRWYVAPLHVQKMILFILQRGNQSSHLNIAGLFVPSLENFAKITKASMSYFTVLYSTQQ